Proteins co-encoded in one Sulfurimonas sp. HSL1-2 genomic window:
- a CDS encoding dicarboxylate/amino acid:cation symporter, translating to MNRLRAALASTNGLILAGIVLGALFGAFFPELALAQRLIGQIFVALLKMLVVPLVFASIFVAIAGLGTLHHLRNMGLRTIGLYLLTTALSVLLAIIVMNVVGIGEAVSAEGVAFAQAHEIKPFSFEAMLLGFIPTNVFASLTNGAMMQVIVFSILFAIASLYLSDHHQGLMLDFFTGVNNAMLKMAEWVIKLTPIGVFSLIAYVIADEGIDVILGLWKYMLVVIGVILLHGLLTLPLLVAFFARINPYHYMGRVKEAILLAFSTASSAATLPVSIEVSEHKGGVRRESAGFVLPLGATVSMDGTAAYLVVAVLYIATLAGVELSLGDQVLLGVTVVALSVGVAALPSASLVMMVVILNQIGLPADYIGLIVAVDRVLDMFRTSLNVTSDLMVTKIVDVTTRKAALEASD from the coding sequence GTGAACCGCCTTCGCGCGGCGCTTGCGTCGACGAACGGCCTGATCCTGGCCGGCATCGTACTGGGAGCGCTCTTCGGCGCGTTCTTCCCCGAACTGGCCCTGGCGCAGCGGCTCATCGGCCAGATCTTTGTTGCGCTGCTGAAGATGCTCGTCGTCCCGCTGGTGTTTGCCAGCATCTTCGTCGCCATCGCCGGGTTGGGGACGCTACACCATCTTAGAAACATGGGGCTTCGTACGATCGGGCTCTACCTGCTTACGACGGCACTTTCCGTTCTGCTGGCGATCATTGTCATGAACGTCGTCGGTATCGGGGAAGCGGTCTCTGCCGAGGGGGTCGCTTTTGCGCAGGCGCACGAGATCAAACCCTTCTCCTTCGAGGCGATGCTGCTCGGATTCATCCCGACGAATGTTTTCGCATCGCTTACGAACGGGGCGATGATGCAGGTGATTGTCTTCTCCATCCTCTTCGCGATCGCGAGCCTCTACCTCAGCGACCACCACCAGGGACTGATGCTCGATTTCTTTACCGGGGTCAACAACGCCATGCTGAAGATGGCCGAATGGGTTATCAAGCTGACGCCCATCGGCGTCTTCAGCCTTATCGCCTACGTGATCGCCGACGAGGGGATCGACGTCATTCTCGGGCTCTGGAAATATATGCTCGTCGTGATCGGCGTGATCCTGCTGCACGGGCTGCTGACCCTGCCGCTACTTGTCGCCTTTTTCGCACGTATCAACCCCTACCATTATATGGGGAGGGTAAAAGAGGCGATCCTGCTCGCCTTTTCCACGGCCTCCAGTGCGGCGACGCTGCCGGTCTCCATCGAGGTGAGCGAACATAAAGGCGGGGTGCGCCGGGAGAGCGCCGGGTTCGTGCTGCCGCTGGGTGCGACGGTTTCCATGGACGGGACGGCCGCCTACCTGGTCGTCGCGGTGCTCTATATCGCGACCCTGGCCGGGGTGGAGCTCTCTTTGGGCGACCAGGTGCTGCTGGGGGTGACCGTCGTGGCGCTCTCCGTCGGCGTCGCGGCGCTGCCGAGCGCCTCGCTGGTGATGATGGTCGTCATCTTGAACCAGATCGGGCTTCCGGCGGACTATATCGGCCTTATCGTTGCCGTCGACCGGGTACTTGACATGTTCCGCACCTCCCTCAATGTCACCTCTGACCTGATGGTGACGAAGATCGTCGATGTGACGACGCGCAAGGCGGCGCTGGAAGCGTCGGACTAA